In Mesotoga sp. BH458_6_3_2_1, the following are encoded in one genomic region:
- a CDS encoding type II secretion system protein encodes MKKGFSLLEVLLALAILGLFVAGGVFLIVKYNSMSQGIARISSIEAASSFVRHVIRQDSVLRKSRGTPEDLLTEINDRLSAIENDLNGTEGSVGFLTRAGFENTQISLPEIDETSVVFNGVSWTVYTIEAILFDTRGSSKEERVYVTISAQ; translated from the coding sequence ATTAAGAAAGGTTTTTCGTTGCTTGAAGTACTATTGGCCCTTGCGATCCTTGGGTTATTTGTTGCTGGTGGTGTTTTTCTGATAGTCAAGTACAATTCAATGTCTCAGGGAATCGCTCGTATCTCAAGCATAGAGGCGGCTTCTAGCTTTGTGCGTCATGTAATTCGCCAAGATTCAGTTCTGAGAAAATCTAGAGGAACCCCCGAGGATCTCCTGACAGAGATAAATGATCGCCTATCGGCTATCGAAAATGACCTGAATGGAACTGAGGGTAGCGTAGGATTTCTTACTAGAGCTGGTTTTGAGAATACTCAGATTTCACTTCCGGAAATCGATGAGACTTCGGTGGTGTTCAATGGTGTTAGCTGGACGGTATATACGATTGAGGCAATTCTCTTTGATACTAGGGGAAGCTCGAAGGAGGAGAGAGTATATGTTACTATTTCAGCGCAATAG